One Limimonas halophila genomic window carries:
- the fghA gene encoding S-formylglutathione hydrolase, with product MVETVSRQRCFEGMQGFYRHWSEATQCTMSFAVYEPPQALDGVKTPMLTYLAGLTCTPETFTIKAGAQRVAAKLGITLVMPDTSPRGCGLPGEDDAYDFGTGAGFYLDATQTPWSSHYNMATYITRDLQHVIAENFSVDTGRQGIFGHSMGGHGALTLHLRNPGLFRTVSAFAPVSAPMQVPWGEKAFSNYLGADRDVWRAYDATELVKQQPSGANILIDQGDDDQFLSRELRPEIFSKACQEAGQPAQTRMQPGYDHSYYFIQTFVEDHLNHHYRGLTG from the coding sequence ATGGTCGAAACCGTCAGCCGGCAACGCTGCTTCGAGGGAATGCAGGGCTTTTACCGCCACTGGTCCGAGGCGACGCAGTGCACGATGAGCTTCGCCGTCTATGAGCCGCCGCAGGCGCTCGACGGCGTGAAAACGCCGATGCTCACCTATCTGGCGGGCCTGACGTGCACGCCCGAGACCTTCACGATCAAGGCGGGCGCGCAGCGTGTGGCCGCGAAGCTCGGCATCACCCTGGTCATGCCGGACACCAGCCCGCGCGGTTGCGGCCTGCCGGGCGAGGACGACGCCTACGACTTCGGCACGGGCGCCGGCTTCTACCTGGACGCCACGCAGACGCCGTGGTCGTCCCACTACAACATGGCGACCTACATCACGCGGGACCTTCAGCATGTTATCGCCGAGAATTTCAGCGTCGACACGGGCCGCCAGGGCATCTTCGGCCACTCCATGGGCGGCCACGGCGCGCTGACGCTGCATCTGCGCAATCCTGGGCTGTTCCGCACGGTTTCCGCCTTCGCTCCGGTCTCTGCGCCCATGCAGGTGCCGTGGGGCGAAAAGGCGTTCAGCAACTACCTGGGCGCGGACCGGGACGTTTGGCGCGCGTACGACGCCACGGAGCTGGTCAAGCAGCAGCCCTCGGGCGCAAACATCCTGATCGATCAGGGGGATGACGACCAGTTCCTGAGCCGCGAGCTGCGCCCGGAGATCTTCAGCAAGGCCTGCCAGGAAGCCGGCCAGCCGGCGCAAACGCGCATGCAGCCCGGCTACGACCACTCATACTACTTCATTCAGACGTTCGTTGAAGACCACCTCAACCATCATTATCGCGGCCTGACGGGCTGA
- a CDS encoding FAD-dependent monooxygenase, whose product MTATDILVIGGGITGLAATAALAGAGFEVGCVDPAPADMAAAPRLDGRTTALFPDAVRTLSAVGAWDACTDVSAGLWTMRIVDDGPGGPKHAATFESRDLPGGGPFGWNVPNATLRQALIARLAELPNAEHLSGRTVEELRFAGPHAEATLSDGREIHATLVIGADGKKSMTRDAAGIAARAWAYGQTAMAFSVAHSRAHEGISTEFHRPQGPLVLVPMRGNASSVVWVERERAAETFSQLDRASFRRIFAERLHGTLGRIEDIGRVGTYPVTTLLADAYAGHRVALIGEAAHGLPPIGAQGLNLGLTDVAVLTEALAEARRNGQDIGAHAILRGYERRRRPDVVARVAGVDALNRAVMTRNPALRAARHLGVRALAGCAPVRRALMQTAMSPLGRRPAMSGGTLVRPVASHTGT is encoded by the coding sequence ATGACGGCAACGGACATCCTGGTGATCGGCGGCGGCATCACAGGGCTGGCGGCCACGGCGGCGCTGGCCGGCGCGGGCTTCGAGGTGGGCTGCGTCGATCCGGCGCCCGCGGACATGGCGGCGGCGCCGAGGTTGGACGGCCGCACCACCGCGCTCTTCCCCGACGCCGTGCGCACGCTGAGCGCGGTTGGAGCTTGGGACGCCTGCACGGATGTCTCGGCCGGACTGTGGACCATGCGGATCGTGGACGACGGCCCCGGCGGCCCGAAGCACGCCGCCACGTTCGAGTCCCGCGACCTGCCGGGCGGCGGCCCCTTCGGCTGGAACGTCCCGAACGCCACGCTGCGCCAGGCCCTGATCGCGCGCCTCGCGGAATTGCCGAACGCCGAGCACCTCAGCGGCCGCACGGTCGAAGAGCTGCGCTTCGCCGGCCCGCACGCCGAGGCCACGCTTTCGGATGGGCGGGAAATCCACGCCACGCTCGTCATCGGCGCCGACGGCAAGAAATCCATGACGCGCGACGCCGCCGGGATCGCGGCGCGCGCCTGGGCCTACGGGCAGACGGCGATGGCCTTTTCCGTCGCCCACAGCCGCGCGCACGAGGGCATTTCCACGGAATTTCACCGCCCACAGGGGCCGCTGGTGCTGGTGCCCATGCGCGGCAACGCTTCGAGCGTCGTCTGGGTGGAGCGCGAGCGCGCCGCCGAAACCTTCTCGCAGCTCGATCGCGCCAGCTTCCGCCGCATCTTTGCCGAGCGCCTCCACGGCACGCTGGGCAGGATCGAGGACATCGGCCGGGTCGGAACCTACCCGGTGACGACCCTGCTGGCCGATGCCTACGCCGGGCACCGCGTCGCGCTGATCGGGGAGGCGGCGCACGGCCTGCCGCCCATCGGCGCGCAGGGCCTTAACCTGGGGCTGACCGACGTGGCCGTGCTGACGGAAGCGCTTGCCGAAGCGCGCCGCAACGGCCAGGACATCGGGGCGCACGCGATTCTGCGCGGCTACGAGCGGCGCCGCCGGCCCGATGTCGTCGCGCGCGTCGCGGGGGTGGACGCACTGAACCGCGCGGTGATGACGCGCAACCCGGCCCTGCGGGCGGCGCGGCACTTGGGCGTGCGGGCGCTGGCGGGCTGCGCGCCGGTCCGCCGTGCGCTCATGCAAACCGCGATGTCGCCTCTGGGCAGGCGTCCGGCGATGAGCGGCGGCACCCTCGTGCGGCCTGTCGCCAGCCATACCGGCACATAA
- a CDS encoding ornithine cyclodeaminase family protein produces the protein MQVLSAAVVDAALTYDALVPALRNAFQGDASAPPRHHHGIPVPGGTEATLLLMPAWEQGTYVGVKVATVFPDNPGRNLPSVQATYLLHDGATGTPVCQLAGQPMTNRRTAGASALAADYLARDDASRLLMVGTGAMAPELVDAHASVRPIREVRVWGRTPEKSRRLAAELSARGYAAEAVETLDAETVGWADVVSCATMAVEPPLHGEWLRPGQHVDLVGAFKPTMRETDDRAVQRARVFCDTYDGALSEGGDLVQPLQDGVITRHDVLADLYMLTRGQHPGRRSGEEITLFKSVGTALEDLAAAVLAYERAGEG, from the coding sequence ATGCAGGTTCTTTCCGCCGCCGTGGTGGACGCGGCGCTCACCTACGACGCCCTCGTGCCCGCGCTGCGGAACGCCTTCCAGGGCGACGCCAGCGCGCCGCCGCGCCATCATCACGGCATCCCGGTGCCCGGTGGGACGGAGGCGACGCTTTTGCTGATGCCCGCGTGGGAGCAGGGCACGTACGTGGGCGTGAAGGTGGCCACGGTCTTCCCCGACAACCCCGGCCGGAACCTGCCCTCCGTCCAGGCGACCTACCTGTTGCACGACGGCGCCACGGGCACGCCCGTGTGCCAGCTTGCGGGCCAGCCCATGACCAACCGGCGCACCGCGGGCGCATCGGCGCTGGCCGCCGACTACCTCGCCCGCGACGATGCTTCGCGGCTGCTCATGGTGGGCACAGGGGCCATGGCGCCGGAGCTGGTCGACGCCCACGCCAGCGTCCGTCCCATCCGCGAGGTGCGCGTCTGGGGCCGCACCCCGGAAAAATCCCGGCGCCTCGCCGCGGAGCTGAGCGCGCGGGGCTATGCGGCGGAGGCCGTGGAAACCCTGGACGCCGAGACCGTCGGCTGGGCGGACGTGGTCAGTTGCGCCACGATGGCCGTCGAGCCGCCGCTGCACGGCGAGTGGCTGCGCCCCGGTCAGCACGTCGATCTCGTCGGCGCGTTCAAGCCCACGATGCGGGAAACCGACGACCGTGCGGTGCAGCGGGCGCGCGTCTTCTGCGACACCTACGACGGCGCGCTGAGCGAGGGCGGCGACCTGGTTCAGCCGCTACAGGACGGTGTCATCACGCGCCACGACGTGCTCGCCGACCTCTACATGCTGACGCGCGGGCAGCACCCCGGCCGGCGCAGCGGCGAGGAGATCACGCTGTTCAAGTCCGTCGGGACGGCGCTCGAGGACCTTGCTGCCGCCGTGCTCGCCTACGAGCGCGCCGGCGAGGGCTGA
- a CDS encoding isoprenylcysteine carboxyl methyltransferase family protein, which translates to MIGLAQAVAGLVAVQRLAELAYSRANERRLRHQGGREHGAGHYPLLVGLHAAWLAAIAVTVPPDAPVSIPLLAVFVALQGARVWIIASLGARWTTRVLVVPGEKLVSRGAYRWLRHPNYAVVAAEIAVLPAAFNAWEIAIPFGIANLAVLGWRIRVEENALQR; encoded by the coding sequence GTGATCGGGCTGGCGCAGGCGGTGGCCGGGCTCGTCGCGGTCCAGCGCCTCGCCGAGCTGGCGTACAGCCGCGCCAACGAACGTCGTCTCCGCCACCAGGGCGGGCGCGAGCACGGCGCCGGCCACTATCCGCTGCTGGTGGGGCTGCACGCGGCGTGGCTGGCGGCGATCGCGGTCACGGTCCCACCGGACGCGCCCGTCTCGATTCCACTGCTGGCGGTGTTCGTAGCGCTCCAGGGCGCGCGCGTGTGGATCATCGCCAGCCTGGGGGCGCGCTGGACGACTCGTGTGCTTGTCGTGCCGGGGGAAAAGCTGGTCAGCCGCGGCGCGTACCGCTGGCTGCGGCACCCGAACTACGCGGTCGTGGCGGCGGAAATCGCGGTGCTGCCGGCCGCCTTCAATGCCTGGGAAATCGCTATCCCGTTCGGGATTGCCAATCTCGCCGTGCTCGGTTGGCGCATCCGTGTCGAAGAGAACGCGTTACAGCGGTAA
- a CDS encoding NAD(P)/FAD-dependent oxidoreductase, producing MRVAVVGAGIVGLSAARTLAAAGHSVTVFEQGPVPNPLASSVDRSRLIRHAYADLPGYAAMVDDAYAAWERLWADLGVRHHVEMGTLLLARPGSSWATDCAETLAWLNRPAMPLSLDKAAARYPPLSLDGVGEAYLADTGGVLHAERIVRDLGHHVARLGGTVRAETPVARADPEAGTVILADGTRHEADWVLVAAGPWTGRLAPELADRVTPSRQLVCTLDLPADQRPAWDGMPIVLDIGPESGTYAVPPVLGEPLKVGDHSFTLEGEPDRDREPTRAELTALIEHVRARVPGVADCGVREGRTCFYTVAPDSRFIAEPAARGLVLAGFSGHGFKFGPLIGERLRAVADGDYAAGAFATWLAGHAPDTPM from the coding sequence ATGCGCGTGGCCGTGGTCGGCGCGGGCATCGTCGGGCTGTCGGCGGCGCGCACTCTTGCCGCGGCCGGTCACAGCGTGACGGTGTTCGAGCAGGGGCCGGTGCCCAATCCCCTCGCCTCCTCCGTCGACCGCAGCCGCCTGATCCGCCACGCCTACGCGGACCTCCCCGGCTACGCGGCGATGGTGGACGATGCCTACGCGGCCTGGGAGCGGCTTTGGGCCGATTTGGGCGTGCGCCACCACGTGGAGATGGGGACGCTGCTGTTGGCCCGGCCCGGCTCGAGCTGGGCGACGGACTGCGCCGAAACGCTCGCGTGGCTCAACCGCCCCGCGATGCCGCTCTCGCTGGACAAGGCGGCGGCGCGCTACCCTCCCCTGTCGCTCGACGGAGTCGGCGAGGCGTATCTCGCCGATACCGGCGGCGTGCTGCACGCGGAACGCATCGTCCGCGATCTGGGCCATCACGTGGCGCGGCTTGGCGGAACGGTGCGCGCGGAAACGCCTGTCGCCCGCGCGGACCCCGAAGCCGGCACGGTGATCCTGGCCGACGGCACGCGGCACGAAGCCGACTGGGTGCTGGTGGCGGCCGGCCCCTGGACGGGCCGACTGGCGCCCGAGCTGGCCGATCGCGTCACGCCCTCTCGCCAGCTCGTCTGCACCCTGGATCTGCCGGCGGATCAACGCCCCGCCTGGGACGGCATGCCCATCGTGCTGGACATCGGGCCGGAATCGGGGACGTACGCGGTGCCGCCGGTCCTCGGCGAGCCGCTGAAGGTGGGCGACCACAGCTTCACGCTGGAAGGCGAGCCGGACCGCGACCGCGAGCCCACGCGGGCCGAGCTGACCGCGCTGATCGAGCACGTCCGTGCCCGCGTGCCGGGTGTCGCCGATTGCGGCGTTCGGGAGGGGCGTACCTGCTTCTACACCGTGGCGCCCGACTCGCGCTTCATCGCCGAGCCTGCGGCCAGAGGCCTCGTGTTGGCCGGGTTTTCCGGGCACGGTTTCAAGTTCGGCCCGCTCATCGGAGAGCGCCTGCGGGCCGTCGCCGACGGCGACTACGCGGCGGGTGCGTTCGCCACCTGGCTTGCGGGCCATGCGCCCGACACACCGATGTGA
- a CDS encoding YbgA family protein produces the protein MTDSGCASGHPIPAVAVPRAVAQHWLWHDVLAPYLRRVPPDDPAPDGRITNGVDPPPDAPAISLAALAHPPTRDAFLSAVFANRRLRAARIERQADLQALHAREKYLIMAHAPETYRRVGKLIAGPAEAPLSALAERYCQAVWGGLLVPARRGRHASALEHMAGYFKRGLPEPARARMHAAIADFRAGLAPLTDPLARIRGAAATTGMVYIAQQTYLAPYPIPLMLRTWL, from the coding sequence GTGACCGATTCCGGGTGCGCAAGCGGCCACCCGATTCCCGCTGTGGCCGTGCCCAGGGCGGTGGCGCAGCACTGGCTGTGGCACGACGTGCTGGCGCCGTATCTGCGCCGGGTTCCGCCGGACGATCCGGCGCCTGACGGCCGAATCACGAACGGTGTTGACCCTCCGCCGGACGCGCCGGCGATTTCCCTGGCGGCGCTCGCGCATCCGCCTACGCGCGACGCTTTCCTGTCGGCCGTGTTCGCCAACCGGCGCCTGCGCGCTGCCCGGATCGAGCGCCAAGCCGACCTTCAGGCGCTGCACGCGCGCGAGAAGTACCTGATCATGGCGCACGCGCCGGAAACCTATCGCCGCGTCGGCAAGCTGATCGCCGGCCCGGCCGAAGCCCCGTTGTCGGCGCTGGCGGAGCGGTACTGCCAGGCCGTCTGGGGGGGTCTCCTGGTCCCGGCGCGCCGCGGCCGGCACGCAAGCGCGCTGGAGCACATGGCGGGCTACTTCAAACGCGGCCTGCCCGAGCCGGCACGGGCGCGCATGCACGCCGCCATCGCCGACTTCCGCGCCGGCCTGGCACCCCTGACCGACCCCCTGGCGCGGATTCGAGGGGCGGCGGCGACCACGGGAATGGTCTACATCGCTCAGCAGACCTATCTGGCGCCCTACCCCATTCCGCTGATGCTGCGCACGTGGCTTTAA
- a CDS encoding type III polyketide synthase, whose amino-acid sequence MPDDLPARLTGLATTVPPHVLDQAAVRAAAAEMLAGGAADTDRLLTVFDSAGIERRFATRPLNVLRQPSGWRERSAHYEAAALALIETAAKRALADAGLGAGEIDAIAVVSTTGIATPSLDARLMNRLAFRPDVECLPVFGLGCAGGVLGLGRAAALARAVPARRVLLLVVELCTHTFRPDDASKSNLVAAALFGDGAAGAVVSTHPDDAGPAITGWGEHTWPDSLDVMGWRVADDGLAVVFDRAIPSFVRSDFGPVLDAFLARNGLARGDLAGLACHPGGRKVIEALEAVLGVTPGGMTAAREVLRQHGNMSAPTALFVLRDLITHGPPDGPILASALGPGFTAGFALLHPESAA is encoded by the coding sequence ATGCCGGATGATCTCCCTGCCCGGCTGACGGGGCTTGCCACGACCGTTCCGCCGCACGTGCTCGACCAGGCGGCCGTGCGCGCGGCGGCTGCCGAGATGCTTGCCGGCGGCGCGGCCGATACGGACCGCTTGCTCACGGTTTTCGACAGCGCGGGGATCGAGCGCCGTTTCGCCACGCGCCCGCTGAATGTCCTGCGCCAACCGAGCGGCTGGCGCGAGCGCAGTGCGCACTACGAAGCAGCGGCGCTGGCGCTGATCGAGACGGCGGCGAAGCGGGCCCTGGCGGACGCCGGCCTTGGGGCGGGCGAGATCGACGCCATCGCCGTCGTGTCCACCACGGGCATCGCCACCCCCAGCCTGGACGCGCGGCTGATGAACCGCCTGGCGTTCCGGCCCGATGTCGAGTGTCTACCCGTCTTCGGGCTGGGGTGCGCCGGCGGCGTGCTGGGACTCGGCCGCGCCGCGGCGCTCGCCCGGGCGGTGCCGGCCCGGCGCGTGCTGCTGCTGGTGGTGGAGCTGTGCACGCACACCTTCCGCCCCGACGACGCCAGCAAGAGCAACCTCGTGGCGGCGGCGCTGTTCGGCGACGGCGCGGCGGGCGCGGTGGTGAGCACGCACCCGGACGATGCCGGGCCCGCGATCACCGGCTGGGGCGAGCACACCTGGCCGGACAGCCTGGACGTCATGGGCTGGCGCGTGGCGGACGACGGGCTGGCCGTGGTCTTCGACCGCGCCATCCCGTCCTTCGTTCGCAGCGATTTCGGCCCGGTGCTCGATGCTTTCCTGGCGCGGAACGGCTTGGCGCGGGGCGACCTGGCCGGGCTGGCGTGCCATCCCGGTGGCCGGAAGGTGATCGAGGCCCTGGAAGCGGTGCTCGGCGTGACGCCGGGCGGAATGACGGCGGCGCGCGAGGTGTTGCGCCAGCACGGCAACATGTCCGCGCCAACGGCCCTTTTCGTGCTGCGTGACCTCATCACCCACGGACCACCCGACGGACCCATCCTCGCCAGCGCCCTCGGCCCCGGTTTCACCGCTGGGTTCGCCCTGCTCCACCCGGAGAGCGCGGCGTGA
- the gspD gene encoding type II secretion system secretin GspD produces the protein MLVAFLAGLAGCTVPEDAEERRTLPADAIATDTADKAADAGQAAEGEDLGDDTETETLEEPEVYTGSGEFVGETRTRAEAGQTAGGYTLNFVGADLREVVDAVLGEALGVNYSIHSDVGGAVTARTTRPLTREQVVPALEDVLAMNGAAVVEKGGMYHIVPLEDARVPPPIGPGDTGASSYGTHIIPVNYVSAAALKDNLDEFVTPGRTLRVDRARNLLLFVGPGSEAGDLAEMVDLFDVDWMKGKSFALLPLDSAAPKRVVTELRSVFGRQQGSDGTDVLQDVIRFMPIQRMNAVLVITKQRGYLERARTWVERLDRGVAQQERKLFVYDVDNARAQDLARVLGQMFSVQVSSGSRQQQGTVAPGRQSVSLSSRGNQSGTGTGTTGSGSGAGTRGNNSSTANTNGSDSGSTTGTGTSGTGDSSLGGADGGGGSAFGGRQRGGQVTAQGGPPVQLGNGRQPRIIADTRNNALLVLATGEQYQMIRSTLDRLDQVPLQVVIEATIAEVRLEDELQYGLRFFFEDDSGSTTGNVTFSDLSSGGVAQSFPGFSFLLESGDTRSVLNALSDVSDVNVISSPHLMVLNNQSARIQVGDEVPVATRSAQSTTDPDAPVVNQIEFRNTGTILEVSPHVNESGLVTLDIRQEVSDVTQTTTSGLNSPTIQQREITSNVAVQSGQTIALGGLIEDSRDRSEVGVPLLKDIPYVGNAFKNVTVTKSRTELLVLLTPRVVHDQQEADQVTRELRRRLEGVKMFRKKAPNQGTPSDAASQSGASSTQQP, from the coding sequence GTGCTGGTTGCCTTTTTGGCCGGGCTCGCCGGCTGCACGGTGCCGGAAGACGCCGAAGAGCGCCGCACCTTGCCGGCGGACGCCATTGCGACGGACACCGCCGACAAGGCCGCGGATGCCGGTCAGGCCGCCGAGGGCGAGGACCTCGGCGACGACACGGAAACCGAAACCCTGGAGGAGCCGGAAGTCTATACCGGCTCCGGCGAGTTCGTGGGCGAGACGCGCACGCGTGCCGAAGCCGGGCAGACGGCTGGCGGCTACACGCTCAACTTCGTCGGGGCGGACCTGCGTGAGGTCGTCGACGCCGTGCTCGGCGAAGCGCTTGGTGTGAATTACAGCATTCACAGCGATGTCGGCGGCGCCGTGACGGCGCGCACCACACGCCCGCTGACTCGCGAGCAGGTCGTCCCGGCGCTCGAGGACGTGCTGGCGATGAACGGCGCCGCGGTCGTCGAGAAAGGCGGCATGTATCACATCGTGCCGCTGGAAGACGCGCGGGTACCTCCGCCCATCGGGCCGGGCGACACGGGTGCGTCCAGCTACGGCACGCACATCATCCCCGTGAACTACGTCTCCGCCGCCGCGCTGAAGGACAATCTCGACGAATTCGTCACCCCTGGCCGGACGCTGCGCGTGGACCGCGCGCGCAACCTGCTGCTCTTCGTGGGGCCCGGCAGCGAAGCCGGCGATCTCGCGGAGATGGTCGATCTTTTCGACGTGGACTGGATGAAGGGCAAGTCCTTCGCGCTGCTGCCGCTGGACAGCGCCGCGCCCAAGCGCGTCGTCACCGAGCTGCGCTCGGTCTTCGGCCGGCAGCAGGGCAGCGACGGCACGGATGTGCTGCAGGACGTGATCCGCTTCATGCCGATCCAGCGCATGAACGCGGTGCTCGTCATCACCAAACAGCGCGGCTACCTGGAGCGCGCGCGCACCTGGGTCGAGCGGCTGGACCGGGGCGTGGCCCAGCAGGAACGCAAGCTCTTCGTCTACGACGTGGACAATGCCCGCGCCCAGGATCTCGCCCGCGTGCTCGGGCAGATGTTCAGCGTGCAGGTGTCCAGCGGCTCGCGGCAGCAGCAGGGAACCGTCGCGCCGGGCCGGCAGTCCGTCTCGCTGTCCAGCCGCGGCAATCAGAGCGGAACCGGAACCGGCACCACCGGTTCGGGAAGCGGCGCCGGCACCAGAGGCAACAATTCCAGCACCGCGAACACGAACGGTTCGGACAGCGGTTCCACGACCGGCACGGGCACCAGCGGGACCGGCGACAGCTCGCTCGGCGGCGCCGATGGCGGCGGGGGCAGTGCATTCGGCGGCCGGCAGCGCGGCGGTCAGGTCACCGCCCAGGGCGGCCCGCCCGTCCAGCTCGGCAATGGGCGACAGCCCCGGATCATCGCGGACACGCGCAACAACGCCCTGCTCGTTCTGGCCACGGGCGAGCAGTACCAGATGATCCGCTCCACGCTGGACCGACTGGATCAGGTACCGTTGCAGGTGGTGATCGAAGCGACGATCGCCGAGGTTCGGCTCGAAGACGAGCTGCAGTACGGACTGCGCTTCTTCTTCGAGGACGACTCCGGCAGCACCACCGGCAACGTCACCTTCAGCGACCTGAGCAGCGGCGGGGTCGCGCAGAGCTTCCCGGGCTTCTCCTTCCTGCTCGAGAGCGGGGACACGCGCAGCGTTCTCAACGCCTTGAGCGACGTGAGCGATGTCAACGTCATCTCCTCGCCGCACCTGATGGTGCTGAACAACCAGTCGGCCCGCATCCAGGTCGGCGACGAGGTGCCCGTCGCCACGCGCAGCGCCCAGTCCACGACCGACCCGGACGCGCCCGTGGTCAATCAGATCGAGTTCCGCAATACCGGCACCATCCTGGAAGTCAGCCCGCATGTGAACGAAAGCGGGCTGGTGACGCTGGATATCCGGCAGGAGGTGTCGGATGTCACGCAGACAACCACGTCCGGCCTGAACTCGCCGACCATCCAGCAGCGCGAGATCACCAGCAACGTCGCGGTGCAGAGCGGTCAGACGATCGCGCTCGGCGGCCTGATCGAGGACAGCCGGGACCGCAGCGAAGTCGGCGTGCCGCTGCTCAAGGACATCCCGTACGTCGGCAACGCCTTCAAGAATGTCACGGTGACGAAGAGCCGAACCGAGCTGCTGGTGCTGCTGACGCCGCGGGTCGTCCACGATCAGCAGGAAGCCGACCAAGTTACGCGCGAACTCCGGCGGCGTCTGGAGGGCGTGAAGATGTTCAGGAAAAAAGCCCCGAACCAGGGGACGCCGTCCGACGCCGCGAGCCAATCCGGCGCGAGCAGCACCCAGCAGCCGTAG
- a CDS encoding rhomboid family intramembrane serine protease yields MNLPRAVGYLIAINAAVFALQNVVPWRWANWIVTHLGFVPMRYAGGPAEWDLWAYVGPITHQFLHGGVVHILVNMVMLAAFGSGVARTLGSRRMLVMYLISGLAGALAHWFVYPMDSAPVVGASGAISGLFGMVLRLLARHPHGGGLSRIWPVALIWVGIAVFTGIGGMPGAGDARVAWAAHLGGFAVGFLAFDLALIGFKPWRVK; encoded by the coding sequence GTGAACCTGCCGCGCGCGGTGGGCTATCTGATCGCCATCAACGCCGCAGTGTTTGCGCTGCAGAACGTCGTGCCCTGGCGCTGGGCGAACTGGATCGTCACGCACCTCGGCTTCGTGCCCATGCGCTACGCCGGCGGGCCGGCCGAATGGGACCTCTGGGCCTACGTCGGCCCCATCACCCACCAATTCCTGCACGGCGGCGTGGTCCACATCCTGGTGAACATGGTGATGCTCGCCGCGTTCGGGAGCGGCGTGGCGCGCACCCTGGGCAGCCGCCGCATGCTGGTGATGTACCTGATTTCGGGCCTGGCCGGCGCCCTGGCGCACTGGTTCGTCTACCCGATGGACAGCGCGCCGGTCGTGGGCGCATCGGGCGCGATCAGCGGCCTGTTCGGGATGGTGCTGCGCCTACTGGCCCGGCATCCGCACGGCGGTGGGCTGTCGCGGATCTGGCCCGTGGCGCTGATCTGGGTGGGGATCGCCGTGTTCACCGGGATCGGCGGCATGCCCGGCGCCGGCGACGCCCGCGTGGCGTGGGCGGCGCACCTCGGCGGGTTCGCGGTGGGCTTTCTGGCCTTCGATCTCGCCCTGATCGGCTTCAAGCCGTGGCGGGTGAAGTAG
- a CDS encoding DsbA family oxidoreductase: MHLDIFSDPICPWCLIGKRRLERALAERPEPELTIRWRAFQLNPDMPRAGMDRTDYVVRKFGSMDNANRVYDAVKAAAAEEGIPLALDRIQRTPNTLPAHQLIHLAGERGVQDTVVEDLFQAYFMRGEDVGEQDVLLAAARRAGMDEDVVRDALDRENALEIVQAEDQEARSAGIQGIPTFILNGEYALSGAQEPKVLHNLFDVGRTGSTEGVAAS, from the coding sequence ATGCACCTGGACATCTTTTCCGACCCGATCTGCCCCTGGTGCCTGATCGGCAAGCGGCGCCTCGAACGCGCGCTGGCGGAGCGCCCGGAGCCCGAGTTGACGATCCGTTGGCGAGCCTTCCAGCTCAACCCGGACATGCCGCGCGCGGGCATGGACCGCACGGACTACGTGGTCCGCAAGTTCGGCAGCATGGACAACGCCAATCGTGTCTACGACGCCGTAAAGGCTGCGGCCGCCGAGGAGGGCATTCCGCTCGCGCTCGACCGCATTCAGCGCACGCCCAACACGCTGCCCGCGCACCAGCTGATCCACCTCGCCGGGGAGCGAGGCGTGCAGGACACGGTCGTGGAGGATCTCTTCCAGGCCTACTTCATGCGCGGCGAGGACGTCGGCGAGCAGGACGTGTTGCTGGCCGCGGCGCGGCGGGCTGGCATGGACGAGGATGTGGTTCGGGACGCGTTGGATCGGGAAAACGCGCTCGAGATCGTGCAGGCCGAGGACCAGGAAGCGCGCTCGGCCGGTATCCAGGGCATCCCCACCTTCATCCTCAATGGCGAATACGCGCTGTCCGGCGCGCAGGAGCCCAAGGTCCTCCACAACCTCTTCGACGTCGGTCGCACGGGCTCCACGGAAGGCGTAGCCGCGTCGTAA
- a CDS encoding CBS domain-containing protein — translation MSERVLRDILGGNRPVSVDGGSNVVEATRIMMRTDAGAVLVMNGSKLEGIFTERDLVKRVVGAGLDPKSTSVADVMTAQIETADPDMKAVDALKTMQDKGFRHLPVKENNKVVGIVSLRDFIGKELTEIQDQQAVERSWADSSR, via the coding sequence ATGAGCGAGCGTGTGCTGCGGGACATTCTGGGCGGCAACCGGCCCGTCAGCGTCGACGGCGGCAGCAATGTCGTCGAGGCCACGCGCATCATGATGCGCACCGACGCGGGCGCCGTCCTGGTGATGAACGGAAGCAAGCTGGAAGGCATCTTCACCGAGCGCGATCTGGTGAAGCGCGTTGTCGGCGCCGGGCTGGACCCGAAGTCGACCTCCGTCGCCGATGTCATGACCGCGCAGATCGAGACGGCCGATCCGGACATGAAGGCCGTGGACGCCCTGAAGACGATGCAGGACAAGGGCTTCCGCCACCTCCCGGTGAAGGAAAACAACAAGGTCGTCGGCATCGTCAGCCTGCGCGACTTCATCGGCAAGGAGTTGACGGAAATCCAGGACCAGCAAGCGGTGGAACGCTCCTGGGCCGATTCCTCGCGCTGA